One region of Candidatus Peribacteraceae bacterium genomic DNA includes:
- a CDS encoding CsbD family protein — MADERKDIMDEQAQKAVDEGQWDRMVGKAKSLWGELTDDDFMEAKGDMQSFFGMIEQKTGETIQSIKEKLEWKDEEHGGMEKAE; from the coding sequence ATGGCTGACGAACGGAAGGACATCATGGACGAACAGGCACAGAAGGCGGTGGACGAGGGTCAGTGGGACCGGATGGTGGGAAAAGCGAAGTCCCTGTGGGGAGAACTGACGGATGACGACTTCATGGAGGCGAAGGGGGACATGCAGAGCTTTTTCGGGATGATCGAACAGAAGACCGGGGAAACGATACAGTCCATCAAGGAGAAGCTGGAATGGAAAGATGAGGAACACGGTGGCATGGAAAAGGCCGAATGA